From the genome of Lotus japonicus ecotype B-129 chromosome 6, LjGifu_v1.2, one region includes:
- the LOC130726603 gene encoding uncharacterized acetyltransferase At3g50280-like gives MNPPAVQIISECFIKPQRPIEDSNHVCYLTPWDLSMLSLHYMQFGLLFKKPISFVNQQDFMNNLLDKLKQSLALALVHFYPLAGRLVTQKTQDPPSYAVFIDCRNSSGARFTHATLDMIVSDILSPIDVPPIVHPFFDHHKAINHDGHNMPLLSIKVTELVDGVFIACSMNHCVADGTSFWNFFNTWSEIFQAQGHEHGFDVPISRQPVLNRWFPQGCGPLINLPLKHRDPEFLCRYEAPRMRERIFHFSAESIAKLKEEVNGEWSSLSNSAKISSFQALSAFVWRSITRVRNLPRDKITKCKLAANNRSRIEPPLPEEYFGNSLSAIIVEAKAGELVENNLGWAARKLHVAVANHNDGVVQQWLKDWLQSPITYKVDMLLEPTVWIGNSPRFNVYGNEFGMGKAVAVRSGYANKSDGKVFSYPGRDGGGSIDLEVNLLPDIMAALESDEEFMNVASGCNPLF, from the coding sequence ATGAACCCCCCTGCTGTACAAATCATTTCTGAATGCTTCATCAAGCCACAAAGACCCATTGAAGATTCAAACCATGTTTGCTATTTAACACCTTGGGATTTATCCATGTTGTCGTTACACTACATGCAATTTGGCCTACTCTTCAAGAAGCCCATATCATTTGTGAATCAACAAGATTTCATGAATAATCTGTTGGACAAGCTCAAACAATCTCTAGCTCTTGCACTTGTTCATTTCTATCCACTCGCTGGTCGCCTTGTTACGCAAAAAACCCAAGACCCTCCCTCTTATGCAGTTTTTATTGATTGCAGAAACAGTTCTGGTGCTAGATTTACGCATGCTACTTTAGACATGATTGTCTCTGATATCCTCTCCCCTATTGATGTCCCACCCATTGTTCACCCGTTCTTTGACCACCATAAAGCAATTAACCATGATGGTCACAATATGCCTTTGTTGTCAATCAAGGTAACTGAACTAGTAGATGGTGTTTTCATCGCTTGTTCCATGAACCATTGTGTTGCTGATGGGACTAGTTTTTGGAATTTCTTCAACACATGGTCTGAGATTTTTCAAGCTCAAGGGCATGAGCATGGATTTGATGTCCCCATTTCACGCCAACCCGTCCTTAATCGATGGTTTCCACAAGGTTGCGGTCCACTGATAAATCTCCCCTTGAAACATCGCGATCCTGAGTTTCTTTGCAGGTACGAAGCACCTAGGATGAGAGAGAGAATCTTCCATTTTTCAGCAGAGTCTATTGCAAAATTGAAAGAAGAGGTTAACGGAGAGTGGTCTTCGTTGTCGAATTCAGCAAAGATATCATCATTCCAAGCATTATCAGCATTTGTTTGGAGATCCATCACGCGTGTGCGCAACCTGCCGCGTGATAAGATAACGAAATGCAAGTTAGCTGCGAACAACCGATCTAGAATTGAACCACCTCTACCTGAAGAATACTTTGGAAACTCACTCAGCGCGATCATTGTTGAAGCGAAAGCGGGAGAACTGGTTGAGAATAATCTGGGATGGGCAGCACGGAAGCTTCATGTGGCTGTTGCAAACCATAACGATGGGGTGGTGCAGCAGTGGCTCAAAGATTGGTTACAGTCTCCTATAACCTATAAAGTGGATATGTTGCTGGAACCGACTGTTTGGATAGGTAATTCACCAAGGTTTAACGTATATGGGAATGAATTTGGAATGGGGAAGGCAGTGGCGGTTAGAAGCGGTTACGCAAACAAAAGTGATGGGAAAGTGTTCTCATATCCAGGTAGAGATGGAGGGGGCAGCATTGATTTGGAGGTCAATCTTTTGCCGGATATAATGGCTGCTCTTGAATCAGATGAGGAGTTCATGAATGTAGCTTCAGGGTGTAATCCCCTCTTCTAG